One window of Desulfarculus baarsii DSM 2075 genomic DNA carries:
- a CDS encoding sigma-54-dependent transcriptional regulator, with translation MKTVLVGTNDKNAQASIHACLSAVYSVAVTDTGPACLEAIGKRAFDIYFIDIDFIRQCLPPENQRDFAAGLRHFRNGHRNVPVVILAPPEAIRQAVEAVKAGAEDYLIYPVDVHEVELVLDNLRQSHKIQAELQFLRDSFWRVESRDLVRTRSPLMKAVYERIESVASTKATVLLTGETGTGKSLIAKLIHSHSKRGSGPFISVHCGAIPENLVESELFGHEKGSFTGAERRKLGKFELADRGTIFLDEIGTVSPNAQIKLLQVLQDGTFSRVGGERTIAVDVRVVAASNVNLQELMEAGAFRGDLFYRLNVFQIELPPLRQRREDVGILARTFLERLNAEYGKNIGAIDATVMEALRNYAWPGNIRELENLLERAYILEKTDTLCATSFPADLLALSSPAPGEEEAFELRLAEARQRAVNEVEQRYLIKQLTQKKGRVDRCAAQAGVTTRQYRYLMAKYGLRAKDFR, from the coding sequence TTGAAAACCGTTTTGGTTGGCACCAACGACAAAAACGCCCAGGCCAGCATCCACGCCTGCCTGTCGGCGGTCTATTCGGTGGCCGTGACCGACACCGGCCCCGCCTGTCTGGAAGCCATCGGCAAGCGCGCTTTCGATATTTATTTCATTGACATAGACTTTATCCGCCAGTGCCTGCCGCCCGAGAATCAGCGCGATTTCGCCGCGGGGCTGCGCCATTTTCGCAACGGCCACCGCAATGTCCCCGTGGTCATCCTGGCCCCGCCGGAAGCCATCCGCCAGGCGGTGGAGGCGGTCAAGGCCGGGGCCGAGGACTATCTGATCTATCCGGTGGACGTCCACGAGGTCGAGCTGGTGCTGGACAACCTGCGGCAAAGCCACAAGATTCAGGCCGAGCTGCAATTTTTGCGCGACAGTTTCTGGCGGGTGGAGTCCCGCGATCTGGTGCGCACCCGCTCGCCGCTGATGAAGGCCGTCTACGAGCGCATCGAGTCGGTGGCCTCGACCAAGGCCACGGTCTTGCTCACCGGCGAGACCGGCACCGGCAAGAGCCTCATCGCCAAGCTGATCCACAGCCACAGCAAGCGAGGCTCCGGCCCGTTCATCTCCGTTCACTGTGGGGCCATCCCCGAAAATCTGGTGGAAAGCGAGTTGTTCGGCCACGAAAAGGGCTCGTTCACCGGGGCCGAACGCCGCAAGCTGGGCAAGTTCGAGCTGGCCGATCGCGGCACGATCTTCCTCGACGAGATCGGCACCGTCTCGCCCAACGCCCAGATCAAGCTGCTTCAGGTGTTGCAGGACGGCACATTCTCGCGGGTCGGCGGCGAGCGCACCATCGCCGTGGACGTGCGCGTGGTGGCCGCCAGCAACGTCAACCTGCAAGAGCTGATGGAGGCCGGGGCCTTTCGTGGCGACCTGTTCTATCGGCTCAACGTCTTCCAGATCGAACTGCCGCCTCTGCGCCAACGCCGCGAGGACGTGGGTATTCTGGCCCGCACCTTTCTAGAGCGCCTCAACGCCGAATACGGCAAGAACATCGGGGCCATCGACGCCACGGTCATGGAGGCGCTGCGCAATTACGCCTGGCCCGGCAACATCCGCGAGCTGGAAAACCTGCTGGAGCGCGCCTATATCCTCGAAAAGACCGACACCCTCTGCGCCACCAGCTTCCCCGCCGACCTGCTGGCCCTCAGCTCCCCCGCGCCCGGCGAGGAGGAGGCCTTTGAGCTGCGCCTGGCCGAGGCCCGCCAGCGGGCGGTCAACGAGGTCGAACAGCGCTACCTGATCAAGCAGCTC
- a CDS encoding glycosyltransferase family 2 protein, whose translation MDLMADEAAKEVTDRKSRAKVLLLKGVIVTALIGMLTGGVVLWDDIMLHMKGFVSTDLGGVFFILANVSGAVGLFSLIWRVVLTLMYKSEAPCSDDELPTITIVVPAYNEGSQVLKTLRSIAASDYPAAKMQLIAVDDGSKDDTWLWMKRASRELGERLDLRRLDRNSGKRRALYEGFMNSTGEILVTIDSDSEIAPDTLRHLITPFVREAQVGSVAGNVRVLNAHRGMIPKMMDVSFTFSFDFIRASQSQVNTVLTTPGALSAYRDSVVRPDLEGWLNQTFCGRPANIGEDRALTNLVLKAGYFVRFARKAVVYTEVPLGYKGLCRMLLRWARSNVRESLVMGRFVFTNFRKGGKLGGRINFLLQVFAMTVGEVLKISAVCTLVAYPLIMGGNFLVGAAMGGTVPALFYLLRHRNSNCLWGFPYCLFWVLTLSWISLYALVTPHRSSWLTRGLTEEHKAVAEQPDPWTVSVAASARTGLR comes from the coding sequence ATGGATTTGATGGCCGACGAGGCCGCCAAAGAGGTGACCGATCGAAAATCGCGCGCCAAGGTCTTGCTGCTAAAGGGCGTCATCGTCACGGCCCTGATCGGCATGCTCACCGGCGGCGTGGTGTTGTGGGACGACATCATGCTGCACATGAAAGGCTTCGTCTCCACCGATCTGGGCGGCGTCTTTTTCATCCTGGCCAACGTTTCCGGCGCGGTGGGCCTGTTCTCGCTGATCTGGCGGGTGGTCCTGACGCTGATGTACAAGTCCGAGGCCCCGTGTTCCGACGACGAGCTGCCCACCATCACCATCGTGGTGCCGGCCTACAACGAGGGCTCCCAGGTGCTCAAGACCCTGCGCAGCATCGCCGCCAGCGATTATCCGGCCGCCAAGATGCAGCTGATCGCCGTTGACGACGGCTCCAAGGACGACACCTGGCTGTGGATGAAACGGGCCTCCCGCGAGCTGGGCGAGCGCCTGGACCTGCGCCGCCTCGACCGCAACAGCGGCAAGCGCCGGGCCCTGTACGAAGGCTTCATGAACAGCACCGGCGAGATCCTCGTCACCATCGACAGCGACTCCGAGATCGCCCCCGACACCCTGCGCCACCTGATCACCCCCTTCGTGCGCGAGGCCCAGGTGGGCTCGGTGGCCGGCAACGTGCGCGTGCTCAACGCCCATCGGGGCATGATCCCCAAGATGATGGACGTCAGCTTCACCTTCAGCTTCGATTTCATCCGCGCCAGCCAGAGCCAGGTCAATACCGTCCTGACCACCCCCGGCGCCCTGTCGGCCTACCGCGACAGCGTGGTGCGGCCCGATCTGGAGGGCTGGCTCAACCAGACCTTCTGCGGCCGGCCGGCCAACATCGGCGAGGACCGCGCCCTGACCAACCTGGTGCTCAAGGCCGGCTACTTCGTGCGTTTCGCGCGCAAGGCCGTGGTCTACACCGAGGTGCCCCTGGGCTACAAGGGTCTGTGCCGCATGCTGCTGCGCTGGGCGCGCAGCAACGTGCGCGAGTCGCTGGTCATGGGCCGCTTCGTGTTCACCAACTTCCGCAAGGGCGGCAAGCTGGGCGGCCGGATCAACTTCCTGCTGCAAGTCTTCGCCATGACCGTGGGCGAGGTGCTCAAGATCAGCGCCGTCTGCACCTTGGTGGCCTATCCGCTGATCATGGGCGGCAACTTCCTGGTGGGCGCGGCCATGGGCGGCACGGTGCCGGCGCTGTTCTACCTGCTGCGTCACCGCAACAGCAACTGCCTTTGGGGCTTCCCCTACTGCCTGTTCTGGGTGCTGACCCTGAGCTGGATCAGCCTCTACGCCCTGGTCACGCCCCATCGCTCCAGTTGGCTGACCAGGGGCCTGACCGAGGAGCACAAGGCCGTGGCCGAGCAGCCCGACCCCTGGACGGTCTCGGTGGCCGCCTCGGCCCGCACCGGCCTGCGCTGA
- a CDS encoding P1 family peptidase: MIKPGRHNAITDVAGLLVGHHHDLSAASGVSVVICPQGAVGGVDVRGSAPGTRETDLLQPENLVRVVNAVALCGGSVYGLAAADGVVRWLAEKGWGFPLEGGQVAPIVPAAALYDLGRGASFVPPTGADWGRAACQAAGDGPVAMGAVGAGCGAMSGGIKGGLGTASAVLASGLTVGALVAVNSLGGVIDPASGRPWEIGRELDGEFGPQGRRAVQLPQAPPGQPGQNTTIGVVATDAAIDKAQAKKLAQMAQDGLARAIRPAHTMYDGDTIFCLGTGQKELPRQEGFFASPQALAITELGQAMADCLARAIVQAVLRAQPLAGMVAFAQLAER, translated from the coding sequence CCTGTCCGCGGCCAGCGGCGTCAGCGTGGTGATCTGCCCCCAAGGCGCGGTGGGCGGCGTGGACGTGCGGGGCTCGGCCCCCGGCACCCGCGAGACCGACCTGCTCCAGCCGGAAAATCTGGTGCGCGTGGTCAACGCCGTGGCCCTATGCGGCGGCTCGGTCTATGGCCTGGCCGCCGCCGACGGCGTGGTGCGCTGGCTGGCCGAAAAAGGCTGGGGCTTTCCGTTGGAGGGCGGCCAGGTCGCGCCCATCGTGCCGGCGGCGGCGCTTTACGACCTGGGTCGCGGGGCGTCGTTCGTCCCGCCCACCGGCGCGGACTGGGGCCGGGCGGCCTGCCAGGCGGCCGGCGATGGCCCGGTGGCCATGGGCGCGGTGGGCGCGGGCTGTGGGGCCATGTCGGGCGGGATCAAGGGCGGGCTGGGCACGGCCAGCGCCGTGTTGGCTTCGGGCCTGACCGTGGGCGCGCTGGTGGCGGTCAACTCCCTGGGCGGGGTGATCGACCCGGCCAGCGGCCGGCCCTGGGAGATCGGCCGGGAGCTCGACGGCGAGTTCGGCCCCCAAGGCCGCCGCGCCGTGCAATTGCCGCAGGCCCCGCCGGGTCAACCCGGCCAGAACACCACCATCGGCGTGGTGGCCACCGACGCGGCCATCGACAAGGCCCAGGCCAAAAAACTGGCCCAGATGGCCCAGGACGGCCTGGCCAGGGCCATCCGGCCGGCCCACACCATGTACGACGGCGACACGATTTTTTGCCTGGGCACCGGCCAAAAGGAGCTACCCCGCCAGGAGGGCTTTTTCGCCTCGCCCCAGGCCCTGGCCATCACCGAGCTGGGCCAGGCCATGGCCGATTGCCTGGCCCGGGCCATTGTCCAGGCCGTGCTGCGCGCCCAGCCCCTGGCCGGCATGGTCGCCTTCGCCCAGTTGGCCGAGCGCTGA